GCATCGAGCGGGCGGTGGCATGGATCTGCGGATTGGAGCACGTGCGGGAGACGATCCCGTTCCCCAGGATGCTGCACCGGATGTATCCGTGAGTCTTTTTCACCGCCGAGTACGCCGAGATCGCCGAGAGGAAACGAGAAATGAAAGACGCAGAAGCGTTGGACCAGATCACGCGGAAGATCATCGGCGCCGCAATCAATGTTCACCGCGCACTTGGGCCGGGCTTGCTTGAAGGCACGTACGAGGCTTGCCTTGCATATGAGCTGGTGCAGCTCGGGCTGAAAGTCGAACGGCAAAAGGAACTACCGGTTCACTACAGAGGAGTGATCATCGACTGCGGCTACCGGCTCGACCTGTTGGTGGAAGATGAAGTAGTCATCGAAGTGAAGGCTGTGGAGCAATTGTTGCCGGTGCACCAAGCACAGGTGATGTCATATCTGCGTATGTCCGGCTTCCGAGTCGGGCTGCTGCTGAATTTCAATGTACGGGTACTGAAGCAAGGCCTCAAGCGGATCGTGAATGAGTTTCCTTCCTCGGCGCTCTCGGCGGCCTCGGCGGTGAAGTCCTAGATTATGGCGACGGCAAGCAATCCGATAATGACCAGCATCACGCCCAAGAAGATCCGTGTGATCGGGGTGCCTCTGGATCTTGGGCAGTCGCGGCGGGGCGTGGACATGGGCCCGTCGGCGGTGCGCGTGGCCGGGCTGGAGGCGCGGCTGGAGGCGCTCGGGCACAAGGTGGAGGACGCCGGCAACATCGCCGTGGCCATCCCCGAGCAGAAGAAGGAAGGCGACCCCAGCGCCAAGTATTTGAAGGAGATCACCGCCACCTGCACCAAGCACGCCGAGCTGGTCCTCAAGACGGTGGAAACCGGCAAGGTGCCGCTCAGCCTGGGAGGCGACCACTCCATCGCCGTGGGCACAGTTTCCGGGATCGCCGAGTTCTACCGGCGTCAGAACCAGCGGATCGGACTGCTGTGGATCGACGCCCACTCCGACATCAACACCCCGGAGAGCTCGCCCAGCGGCAACGTGCACGGCATGCCGCTGGCCGCCATCATGGGCCTGGGCCCGGCGGAGCTGGCCAACATCTTCAACTTCTCGCCCAAGATCGCGCCGGAGAACTGCGTGCTGGTGGGCATCCGCGACATCGACGACAAGGAAAAAGAGAACGTACGCCGCGCCGGCATCGAGGTCTTCACCATGCGCGACATCGACGAGCGCGGCATGCGCACGGTGATCGAAGAGGCGCTGCGCCTGGCCGGGCGCAACACCGCCGGCTACCACGTCTCGCTGGATATGGACTGGATCGACCCCGAGGATGCGCCGGGGGTGGGCACGCCGGTCCGCGGCGGCGCCACCTACCGCGAGGCCCACCTGGCCATGGAGATCATCGCCGACCACGGGCGCCTGCTGGGCTTCGAGATTGTGGAAGTCAATCCCGTCATCGACGAGCACAACCGCACCGCCGACCTGGCGGTGGAGCTGGCGTGCTCGGTGTTCGGAAAGAAGATCCTGTAGCGATGCGATGGTGTCCCGCAGACCCACGCTTGGGTGGCGTCATGCTGAGGGCCTTCAGGCCCGAAGCATCTCGCGTGCAGCGCCTCAGTCTACCCCGCTGAAAAGCGAATCATGCCTTCCGGCTTGAATTGCTCTGACCAGTGCTCCGAAAGGTCCTTCCAAGTCGGATTCATCGATTCAATCAGTGCAATCTTTTTCCAACGTTTCCAGCCTTTGATCTGCTTCTCGCGCATGATGGCGAGGCCGGCCTCGTAGAAGGTCTCGTAATAGACCAGCCTTGTCAGGTTGTATCTGGCGGTGAAGCAGCGCGGGTCGAGCTTGTTCTTGTGCTCGAAAACACGGTCGGGGAGATCACCAGTGACGCCCGTGTACAGGACGTGCGACCGCGGCCGGTTGGTCATGATGTAGACACAGAACTCTTTTCGCTTGCGCATAGATTACTCGTGCTGCACGCGAGATCCTTCGGGGCTAAAGCCCCTCAGGATGACGCCTGGGAAGCTTCATTGGTGCACGCGAGATGCTTCGGGCCTGAAGGCCCTCAGCATGACGCCAGCGAAGAGTATTGCCGGGGTTGGAACGTGTCTGTAACCAGCAGCACCTCGACACGGTAATATGCTTTCGTCATGAAGAAACTGCGGGTCGGCATCCTGTTCGGCGGGCGCAGCGGCGAGCACGAGGTCTCGTTGCTGTCGGCGGCGTCGGTGGTCAACGCCATTGATAAGAGCAAGTACGAGGTAGTGCCCATCGGCATCACCAAGGAAGGCCGCTGGCTGACGGCGCACCACGCCGAGCGCCTGCTGCGCGGCGAGAAGCATCACGAGGAACGGCACCTGCGCGCCGGCGACCCCGACGCCACTCCCGGCGCTGCGGTGCTGGCCAAGGGCGAGGACGTCCTGGTCCCCCCGGTGCCGGAGACCGCGCTGGCGCCCTTGCAGGGTAGCGGAGTTCACCACTCGGCCTCACCCATCGAGGTGGACGTCATCTTTCCCGTGC
The Terriglobales bacterium DNA segment above includes these coding regions:
- the rocF gene encoding arginase is translated as MTSITPKKIRVIGVPLDLGQSRRGVDMGPSAVRVAGLEARLEALGHKVEDAGNIAVAIPEQKKEGDPSAKYLKEITATCTKHAELVLKTVETGKVPLSLGGDHSIAVGTVSGIAEFYRRQNQRIGLLWIDAHSDINTPESSPSGNVHGMPLAAIMGLGPAELANIFNFSPKIAPENCVLVGIRDIDDKEKENVRRAGIEVFTMRDIDERGMRTVIEEALRLAGRNTAGYHVSLDMDWIDPEDAPGVGTPVRGGATYREAHLAMEIIADHGRLLGFEIVEVNPVIDEHNRTADLAVELACSVFGKKIL
- a CDS encoding GxxExxY protein, whose protein sequence is MKDAEALDQITRKIIGAAINVHRALGPGLLEGTYEACLAYELVQLGLKVERQKELPVHYRGVIIDCGYRLDLLVEDEVVIEVKAVEQLLPVHQAQVMSYLRMSGFRVGLLLNFNVRVLKQGLKRIVNEFPSSALSAASAVKS
- a CDS encoding GIY-YIG nuclease family protein encodes the protein MRKRKEFCVYIMTNRPRSHVLYTGVTGDLPDRVFEHKNKLDPRCFTARYNLTRLVYYETFYEAGLAIMREKQIKGWKRWKKIALIESMNPTWKDLSEHWSEQFKPEGMIRFSAG